The genome window GAGCACACCGGCTCATTCATTCGGCGCTCTAGTGCACGTAGCAGCACAAGCACTAACTAGCACCCGCGCTAGCGCCGTGACCCGCCTACTCGGAGCTACGTCACTCCGAGTAGGCAGAAGAGGTCTTAAACGCTACCGTCGGCAGCGAGGGCAGAGAGCTTGGCGAAGTCTTCACCATCGAGTGAAGCACCACCAACAAGCCCGCCGTCAATATCTTGTTCCGCAATGAGTTCGGAAACATTGCCGGTCTTCATGGAGCCTCCGTACAGGATGCGGATCGACGATGCCGTCTCCTCATCTGTCAGCTCAGCGAGGGCACCACGAATAGCGTGGCACACTTCCTGAGCATCCGAAGCCGATGCGGTTTTACCCGTTCCGATCGCCCAGATGGGTTCATAAGCGATAACAGACTTTGCGATTTCGTCCTTGCTCAACCCGGCAAGTGACTCCTTGACCTGGTCGACGACGAAGGAGACGTGCTTGCCTGCCTCGCGAACGTCCAGAGACTCTCCGACACAAACGATCGGGGTCATATCGGCGTCGAGAGCCTTCTTGGTCTTCGCAGCAACGATCTCGTTGGTCTCGGAGTGGTAGTCGCGGCGCTCTGAGTGGCCCACGATAACCCAGGAGCATCCCAACTTGGACAGCATCGACGGTGCGATTTCACCGGTGTACGCACCGGAATCGTGGGTCGAGATGTCCTGAGCGCCATAGGTGACGCGCAGCTTGTCCCCATCCACCAAAGTCTGCACCGAACGAATGTCGGTAAACGGAGGAATGACCGCGACATCAACCTTGTCGTAGTAGTCCTTGGGGAGTGCAAAAGCGAGTTTCTGTACCACGGAGATAGCCTCAAGGTGGTTGAGGTTCATCTTCCAGTTACCAGCAATAAGTGGTTTACGAGCCATGAACAGTCCTTTCATACAAAGGTGAGCCCCGGGTCAACAGTGATGTCGACCGGGGAATAGAAATTCGCCTAGCAGTCGTGCTTAGCGGTCGAGTACAGCAACACCCGGAAGGGTCTTACCCTCGATGAGCTCCAGTGAAGCTCCGCCACCTGTGGAGATGTGGGAGAACGCTTCGTCAGCAAAACCGAGGTTGCGGACGGCTGAAGCAGAATCGCCACCACCAATCACGGAGAATGCTCCGTTCTTGGTCGCCTCTGCAATGGCCTCCGCGAGCCCCTTGGTGCCATTAGCGAATGCTTCGAACTCGAACACACCCACTGGACCGTTCCAGAAAATGGTCTTGGCCCCGTTCAGACGCTCGCCGAAGGTCTTAATCGACTCTGCGCCAGTATCCAGGCCCATCCAGCCGTCTTCGATACCGTCGGCAGATACCGTCTTGTGCTCGGTGTTCGCATCAAATTCCTTGCCGACGACGATGTCCGATGGCAGGACGATCTTGTCCGAGTATTCGGAGAGCAGGTTCTTGCACTCGTCGATCATGGACTCTTCGAGCAGGGAGTCTCCGACGCCGTAGCCCTTAGCCTTGAGGAATGTGTAGCACATCCCACCACCAATAATGAGGGTGTCAACCTTCGGCGCGAGGGCTTTAATAACTCCGAGCTTGTCGGAAACCTTCGATCCGCCGAGGCAGACCGCGTAAGGATGCTGAGGATCATCCGTACACTTCGAGAGCTGCTCAAGCTCCTTCTCAACGAGGTAGCCGACGTAGGCCGGCAGTTTCTTTGCGACGTCGTACACGGAAGCTTGCTTACGGTGGACAACTCCGAAGCCGTCCGAAACGAAAGCACCATTGTCGCCCGTCAGAGCTGCGAGCTCAGAGGCCAGTTCCTCACGCTCGGCGTCGTTTTTGCTCTTCTCACGAGGATCGAAGCGAACGTTTTCGAGGAGCAGGACGTCGCCATCATTGAGGCCGTTGGCACGTTCGTGTGCGTCTTCGCCGGAAACATCCGATGCCAGTGCGACGTACTGGTCTAAGCGCTGGGACAGAGCCTCAGCAACAGGGGCCAATGAGAATTGGGTGTCCTGCGGTGACTTCGGCCGTCCTAAGTGAGCCGCAACGATCACGCGCGCTCCTGCCTCAGTAAGAGCCTTGATCGTCGGGAGGGATGCGTCAATGCGACCGGGGTCGGTAATGACCTTGTCCTTGAGCGGAACATTGAGATCGGCGCGGACGAGGACGTGACGTCCCTCGACACCTTCCTTGAGCAAATCAGCGAGTTTCTTTACTGCCATAACAACTCCTCGTTAGTTTTATTGATATATAAAAAGACGGGCCGACGGCGTGCCGTGGCACAGCCCCCGGCCCGCTAGTTCACTCGGGCGAGTGGAGGATTAGAGACGCTGTCCGATGTAATCGGTCATGCGAACGAGCTGGTTGGAGTAGCCCCACTCGTTGTCGTACCAGGAAACAACCTTGACCTGGTTGCCGAGAACACGGGTCA of Corynebacterium kroppenstedtii DSM 44385 contains these proteins:
- the tpiA gene encoding triose-phosphate isomerase, with translation MARKPLIAGNWKMNLNHLEAISVVQKLAFALPKDYYDKVDVAVIPPFTDIRSVQTLVDGDKLRVTYGAQDISTHDSGAYTGEIAPSMLSKLGCSWVIVGHSERRDYHSETNEIVAAKTKKALDADMTPIVCVGESLDVREAGKHVSFVVDQVKESLAGLSKDEIAKSVIAYEPIWAIGTGKTASASDAQEVCHAIRGALAELTDEETASSIRILYGGSMKTGNVSELIAEQDIDGGLVGGASLDGEDFAKLSALAADGSV
- a CDS encoding phosphoglycerate kinase, producing MAVKKLADLLKEGVEGRHVLVRADLNVPLKDKVITDPGRIDASLPTIKALTEAGARVIVAAHLGRPKSPQDTQFSLAPVAEALSQRLDQYVALASDVSGEDAHERANGLNDGDVLLLENVRFDPREKSKNDAEREELASELAALTGDNGAFVSDGFGVVHRKQASVYDVAKKLPAYVGYLVEKELEQLSKCTDDPQHPYAVCLGGSKVSDKLGVIKALAPKVDTLIIGGGMCYTFLKAKGYGVGDSLLEESMIDECKNLLSEYSDKIVLPSDIVVGKEFDANTEHKTVSADGIEDGWMGLDTGAESIKTFGERLNGAKTIFWNGPVGVFEFEAFANGTKGLAEAIAEATKNGAFSVIGGGDSASAVRNLGFADEAFSHISTGGGASLELIEGKTLPGVAVLDR